In Rosa rugosa chromosome 4, drRosRugo1.1, whole genome shotgun sequence, the genomic stretch AGCATCAGACATTTCAAATACATTCTGAGGGTTGGAACTGATTTGTCTGCTCAGCATATCATGAACATCAAATGGCTTAGAAGACACAGATCCCTGATTATAAAGGAAGGGGTTAAGAACTATAAAAGAACAAGTATGCATATGAAGAAGTGAGATtatcaaaatataaaacaaaaacaatatatagCAATGGATGAACAGGAATGCTACATTTGATAGCATGTTGACTCATTCAATTGACACATTTACTAGTAATTAGTTGCTTTAAATTGGGAGAATACAGATATGGTTTGATATCTTCAGTACTAAGAAAACTCCTGTCAAAATGCTAAACTGTAATAACAAATGAAGGTTAGTAAAATGCGCACTACTCACTAAAGCATGGCATCAATAGGAGAAATTGAGCAGTAAAATGAGAACTGCTAAAGCTATGTGAAAGAACTATATATTAAGGAATCTAATTGGAGTTAAAGATAAGAAATTCAAAGATTATTAGCCCCATCAATAAATTCATTTCAAGAAGACACAACTCAAGATGTAGCTTGTACAATTATATAAATCCCTCAAAATTATACCCATCAAGCCACATTTTATGTAAACATTTCTATAGCCCAGAAGCCCTATCCTAGATCCCCCAAAACCCTTTAGTTGCACACTTAATAAGGAGTTACAGCCATATAAGGAACAATATAAAAATTACCTCCCCAGCAAATATAATATCAAACTGTCCACCACTTCCCAAGGACGGAGTATTTCCCCATGTCAATGCGTCCAAACTCCCCTGGAGATTATCCACCACTCCAGCCTTAGCAGCTTTAACCAAGCAAGGACCAGGAGTCTGAACCAAATTTCACCAGAGTGAGCATAAAAAAGTTGACTTAAAGTAACTTTCAGTAACATATTGAAGTATGAACATAAGTTATTAACTAACAGAAAAGCAAGCTTGCATAAAAGGGGCTGTGACAGATGCATGTTCCAATTGTTGAGCAATGCCTTTTGCGTTTAAGCTGACAAACTCGCCGGTGGCTGACAGACAATCTGCTGCAAGAAGCAAATGCTGAGGAAGAATTGTCTTTCCAATATCTACGGTTGCAGACTCCAACTTCTGTTCTTGCATGCATGATAGTAGTTAATATTTGAAACAGATCCCATGGaaattttatttgaaaaaaaaaaaaaaagcaaagggAACTCACATTAAGGAAATGTTTCCACCCAACATCTATTCCATAGGCAGTGCAGAAGTCATCGACGTTATCTGGATGACTTCGTGACCAATCAATCATATCCATGACCGGAAGACAATCGTCCATAAGCATATTCCAAAAGGTAGTCCCCCTTCCGGTCTTTCCTGACATAGAAACTCTCAAGTAGAGTTCACCAGATGAACCAGGTCGATCATTCCATATAATATCCACCTTTTTTATCTCCagaaaacctaaggaaaaaaTAAAGTCAGAGAACCAACCTTTAACTACTGTTTTAAGCATGTTGTACATAATGAGTTAAAAAAAATCAGGGATTTTAGTATAGAACCAACCTTTAACTACTGTTTTAAGCAAGAATGGTATCACCAAGACTCGAATTTTATCCAGTTCTTCAGGAGAATTGTTGTGCTTTTCAGTCAGTGTGACACAGTTTTCAGTCAGTGTGACACTGATGCAAAATGTATCAGTAGGTGTGCTGCAGCAATCACATTCCCTGCCAATTATCAGCCAAGTTAGACTGGGACAGTAGAGTTCCATGAGATGGATTCAGTTTTAAGACAATATAGATGCTGCAGAGAATACATGTATTGATACAATTCAAGATTTTTCTAAGATTAGGAGTCTTGAGAAGTACTGAATCCCTCATACTGTGAAGCCAAAGGCATGTTGCTTATGACCAATGGATAGTGGGGCCAAACCATGCACACCATCAATTGATGTTCCATTTTTTGTGGTGCATCATGATATGCCATTAACAATTTAACATGCTTACAAGGCCATTGCCAAAGAGTAAACCCTCTCATTTTGACTTACATGTGAATAGGATCCTAATCCATCAAGGTACTTTAAGTTTCAGGACCTTAGTTGCGCATTGCTAAAGAATGTTTTTTTAGGGTGCAGTGGTAATACACTCACAAGCATGTGTTCAGATATCTATTAATATACACTTCACATGTAAATCAGCTCGATGATATTCCATAACAGCTTACTTGGCATAAGTAAAAGATGTTAacaattcataaaaaaaaataacacaatAATGCAATTTGCAATGACCTTATAATTTGATTCTTTGCTTCACAATATTTAAATAAAACTAAAAGTCTAGAACCTTGCAACTGTTCAACTGGTTTTCTTGCACTTAACAAATTGCATTATATGCACTAATCCTATTTAGTTGTTCAGGTTAAGGAATCGGACACCTGAAGATATAATTGATTAGTACAAAATATGTACAAGCATTAAATAAGCAGTTATATTTGTCTTCAGGAAACATGTGAATCCTACTATCCTAGTATCTAAGATCTATACAGTAACAAAGAAGGATCCTTAACTGTCAATGTCACCCAGGCATCTAAGCGGCCATAACAGATGATATAAGACCTAGATAGATCAAGGAGCTTACTTATTTCTTGTGATCTTCAAATTCCAAAGGATAGTTTTCAACTCCGCTGGAGTGGAGTTGCATCTTGCATAAAGTGCCTCTATAATAGATCGCACATTCAGCCTTCTTCTTCGTACAATTTCCTGAATGGGCAAAAATTTATACCATAGAATGGAGCTTGtatcaactaaaaaaaaaaggttaaattACACCTTTTATTACCTTAGATATATGAAAGTGAGAAACCCAAGGACTAAAATGCATCTTGCTGCCAGTTTGTGAGGAGAACCTGATACCCACATTACCACAACAATTACAGACCattggggagggagggagggagcgaTGGagggaagagagagggagagagagagagagcaaataAACTAACATTATCATGACAGTAGAAACGATGTCTGAAAATGCGAGTCCCTCTAGATGATTTTTAACTTCTAGCGCTCCATACTCGAAACCATGCCTATGTCTTCGAAGCTTCTCAGATAAAAATAATGACATAGTTTGCTTAGCACTGCTTTTCTTTGAACCACACTCCAAAATGTTCTGTGCAATTAAAAAGCATCGCACATAAGTAAGACAGGTGTTCCTAGAATGTCGATACAGTTTTCAGCATATTAACTGTCAATTTCTAAGCATCATTGCCATACTTTACTGAAAGTAACAAAGTAACATACATAGATACTTctgaaagaacaagaaaaaattaataaaataactTTTGCAGAGAGAAGAGGATGCAGGGAGAAGAGTGAGGAGAGAGGAAGAACCTTCAGATTTAGCAGAGGAGAAGTTTCAAGTAGACTAACTGGCTGATCTAAAGCACTGTATGCAGCTTCAGATATTGCGCAAGCAGACAATGCACCAACGGGTTGGCCGCCACCACAATCAATAACACTCTTTGCATATGAGCTGTTTGTGGTGCTATCTGCAGTAGATATGCCCTCGTCAATATCATAGGAGAACTGAACCAGGTGGTTCCCATATGCGTTTCTAACTGTTCCGTCATAAGCAGTATGCAAATCACGCATGAAATACATGAGCTTTCGATTCAGAGTCCCAGGAAGTTCCGCATTATTACTAAAAGAACCATCTCGACTCGTGACTGAATGAACAAAGCATTCGACTGGATTCAGCCCAGTCAAGAACGAACTTTTAACAACAGCGGATGGGATATATGACTCGATGGATTCAAAAGCTCTTCCAACCTCCTGAACGATACCATGTGCTTTTTGATCATTCCATGCATCACATGAGAGCTGGTTCGGAAACTTGAATGATAAGGGAACCAGTGAATGCTGCAAACCAAGGCACATACCGTGCTGAACTAATTTCAGCATATTACCCTTGCTTCCAGCCTTAAACATAGCCAGCAACGAGTTGTCCTCACGGGCATATTTGTATGCTAAATTTTGGACATCCCGGAAACCTTCTTTGAAAGCATCTAGTGTGACCTGACTAAGTGCAGCAGATTTCTGCTTCTGATAAGAAAAATGTTCTGAACCAAAAGTCAAAGGACTTTTTGTCTCTTCAGCATAGCCCATAAGAAATTCCTGACAAGAATCAAGCATCAACTGTCTGATAGTACATGCTTCCTCTGCTTCCTGTAACCCATAGAAGATTTCCTCCATCAAGTTTTTCCTTGAACATGTATCCGATGCGAGATACAAGTCTGAGAGAGAAACACTCAAGCCCCTCATTGACAACCACTCACATAGAACTCCCTGAGCAGTAAAGAAGATGTCAAGTATCTGACCGGGGCAATGTTCCATGAGACTTTGGAAAAGATTCCCACTGGTGTCTCGCAGCCAAGAAGAACCTTCAGAAGAAGCTATAAGCTGTCCATTGCTAATATGCACGCCATTTGAAGGAAAAgcataatcaaaatctgcaggtAGAAACATGCTGATTATCTGCTTTGCCGTCCAAGAAACGGAATTACCAGAAGGATCTTTAATTATCGCTGGTGATGGAAGTTCAGGGGGACAAAGCATTTTCAGTTGTTGCATTTGAAACTTATTCATCAGGGTGCCATCTTCCATGATGAGATAGCAAGCAGTTAAACTATCTTGACTGAGAGAAAGAAGGTTGGTACCACTCTGCCCATTAACTAATTGCTTATCTAAAGCAACAAGCTCTGTAAGCTCGACTCTGGTATCCACTGATTGAGGAACATAACCATGAAGGCAATCACCATCAAAATCACCACGAAAAGGAGAGCAACACAGTGGATTTATCGACACTACAGAGTTTACTGGAAGGACCTTTGTGGTTAAAGCTATTAGGGAGTGTTGATGTATTGATGGAGGCCTATTTATCAACACAACATCTCCATCACTCAACGCCCTGTATATAATATCTCCCATCTCCAGTTCTTCTAAATTACTTATCCTAACCAGACTATCATTTCTACGAACATGTATGTCACCTCTCCCCTGATGGCCAAGGCGTAGCTGGCAAAACGCATACAACTTCTCAAGGTTATATTGGTTCAGATTTTCAGAGATCTGCATTTTCTCTGCAATATGTCGGGGTATGCCAATCTCACTCAGCTTGATGTTTGGATCACCAACGACAACCGTTCGAAAACAGTGATCACTTCTCTTTCCAAGAACAACATCTTTTATCCATCTCAAGCCAGATGTTCTGGACGGAGAATCCTTAATCTTTTGTTGCTCAACTGAAATTGAATCTCTGCCTGTTTTGTCTTTGTTTATCTGCACATTAAAAGTATGAACATTAGGAAGCACTTGTCTAGGAGATCTacagaaaacagaaaattaaCTGAGTAGCTTGCCTTGGAAATTTTCAGGCAGTCCAAAACACGAGAACCCAGCTCGTTCGCTGTGCCTCTGAAATCCACTAGTTTCCTGTAAGCTCTAGTCCGATCATCCTATACACATTCATCAAAGCAGAATTAAGAGGAAAGCATAAACCAGAACCATGGTTTATTAGGCAACCTATGAAACAAACCAACCAAGTACAGCACTGAAAAAGACTTACAAACATCAGTGACTGCCCATTATTAAATGAATACATAACTTCTGTCACACGATGACAATTTGGCGTGACAAGGAAACAGTCCAAAGAAAGTGAGCTGGTTGTTGGAACAAACTTTGTGATGAAATCTGGATCAACATCATTCAACAAAAAATGAACCTGAAAGGCAGAAAGAAAGCATTGCATAAAAAAGAGCTTTGAAGAATTAGAAAGTATGGCACAAACATGACAACCATTTGCTAtgtaaagaaaaagaatgtACACATCAGATATACatctatacatacatatatgtactgatgtacagagagagagagagagagagagagagagagagagagatctgaaaAGCATGGCTTAAAGGTGAAAGGCAAGAAACTGAAATAAATTGCATGTGAAAGAGAGACTTTGACAGTGTATCCATCAATGGCACACACAAAGAACAATAAATTCTTAAAAATTATCATCTAGAGACGGATTGGTAAGTTTACTTAGTGGTTAGTATGGTAACAATTATATATAGCTATTTATTTAATATACAGGTTCCCCAATATGCCATAGGAGAAAACGAGCACTTAGCCACCGGAGTGTGAAAATGGGTtctaagaaatttttttttttcttttgacaaaTAAATTAAGGAAAAGAACCTGatacaaagaaacaaaatttgaaACGCACATACAACCTAGATGCTCTACCATATATCTCATAAACAGAGGTATATGCATACATGTATAGCTACAAACATTATATATGTGCAAAAATAAACTTTCATGCATGTGCTTGTATCTGATGATTTTCTAGTTTGAAGAGCTAATTACATGGATATATAATAGGACCAAGGTATAGGCATACATCTATAGATACAAACAGAGGCATTTTCAGTACATGCAAACATTATATATGTGCACAAGTAAACTTTCGTGCATATGCTTGTATCTGATGGTTTCTTAGTTTGAAGAGCAAATTGCATGGACATATAATAGGGACCAAGATACCTGGGCATGAGATAGAACTCTTCTATTTGGTTTTGTGTGTGTTTCATCATGTTGGGGATCTTTGGGAATGAAGTCCCAATAATCAGGAGGCAATTTTCCAACTGCTTCTACTATTATTGTACTTCTTCTGAAAAGCTCTCTAGAAGAAACTTTGAACTTCATTCTAGGGTAATCCGATGAACCTCCCTATTAATTAAAAGTACCAAGACTTGAGCTACAATGGCAGagaaagcaaaaaagaaagaaaattaactTGACGAGACAAACTCACAAAGCAATATCTGCAGCCCCTCCGTTCGGAGCCCTGGAACAGGCATAATAAGAGATAATCAATAACTAATTAAATGCACACTATCAACAACAAGAAGACAACTAGTACTCTCACATTTAGCATAAAATTAAATACTTAGCATGAaacaacaacataaaaaaaattccacaacaaatttgaaaataaacaaaaaaatcaacttAAACCATTAACCATCAAGGGAAGCATATTAACCAATCTTCCATGGTGATGGTACTAAGTACAAGTCACATTTATTCAATGATGTCGAGATCAGTGGTACCTGACCTTGACCCTTACACCTTGCCTGATGGTTTTACATGCCGGGCAAATCTTGTTTAAAATAAGAGCAACTTCCGGAAGATAGTATGGATGGAGTATCGTGCATGGAAACTTGATGGACCCAAAATGAcctaaaaattaaagaaaaagtcATTACCACCAATTCCAGAAATGGTAACAAATTTCTTCATGGAACGATGTGAAATATCCATACACACCATCACAGGATTTTATATCTTGGGTACCACAAGTAGAACACTGATTCGTTGGATTTGGAAGTCCCAACTTTGGATCATTAACCTGGGCAGCTGCCTCGATTAATAATGTTGATATTTTCTCCTGTCACAGAATTAAAGTGTTAAAGACATTCTTATTTGATAGAGCAAATGCATCACCGTATACTTAAACTATGTACATAATAGTCCCTTCATACTTATACAGGCTCATGAATTTCATATCATAGGCTAAAAGTTCAAGGCGCACACATGCATGCCAAAGACTGTAATATTTAAAAAGTATAATTCCCATATCAAGAACTTGTGATTAAAAATAACAGTGGACAATAATAAATGAAAGCGGATTTGATAAGAAATACATATATGAATAATTCAGAGAGACATGTTTACAATTGCCATGTACATGAAGCATATGGTTCAAAGTgtaggaaaaaagaaagaaagaattacTGAAGAAACCATGAGAGTAATAACCACAAAACCTCTGACAAAACCAACAAGCACGTTAAATCTTATAACCTAATAGAGAATCTTAGAAAAATCTCATATAAAATgataaattctataaatgttatAAAATTAAATCTCACGCTTCTAGCAAAAACCATATACTGTTACATGCTTACCGTATCTTCCCGAGTAGAAACATTTAGATGTACCCCAGTTATGCAAGCACATGGCACTAGTTCTTCATCATACAATTCATCTTCCATGGGGCTCTATTACTTCTATATTTTGCAGAAACAAATCAAGCTACCTACATAGATAGCCATGAGCGTTAAACAGTATAGCATACATAAGTTACTaataagaaaggaaaaaaacagCACTCTAGGAAGATGCATAGCTCTCCATAACTCTGCATTTTAAAAATTCTACTCAGTTTAGATAAAACTGGGAATTCATTTGCAACTTCATTACAAGAGTCTGACATATGAAGGAAATAGTGTCATGTTCTCAAGCGTTTTGCAATATTGCTTTT encodes the following:
- the LOC133743395 gene encoding DNA-directed RNA polymerase IV subunit 1 isoform X1 gives rise to the protein MEDELYDEELVPCACITGVHLNVSTREDTEKISTLLIEAAAQVNDPKLGLPNPTNQCSTCGTQDIKSCDGHFGSIKFPCTILHPYYLPEVALILNKICPACKTIRQGVRVKGSERRGCRYCFGGSSDYPRMKFKVSSRELFRRSTIIVEAVGKLPPDYWDFIPKDPQHDETHTKPNRRVLSHAQVHFLLNDVDPDFITKFVPTTSSLSLDCFLVTPNCHRVTEVMYSFNNGQSLMFDDRTRAYRKLVDFRGTANELGSRVLDCLKISKINKDKTGRDSISVEQQKIKDSPSRTSGLRWIKDVVLGKRSDHCFRTVVVGDPNIKLSEIGIPRHIAEKMQISENLNQYNLEKLYAFCQLRLGHQGRGDIHVRRNDSLVRISNLEELEMGDIIYRALSDGDVVLINRPPSIHQHSLIALTTKVLPVNSVVSINPLCCSPFRGDFDGDCLHGYVPQSVDTRVELTELVALDKQLVNGQSGTNLLSLSQDSLTACYLIMEDGTLMNKFQMQQLKMLCPPELPSPAIIKDPSGNSVSWTAKQIISMFLPADFDYAFPSNGVHISNGQLIASSEGSSWLRDTSGNLFQSLMEHCPGQILDIFFTAQGVLCEWLSMRGLSVSLSDLYLASDTCSRKNLMEEIFYGLQEAEEACTIRQLMLDSCQEFLMGYAEETKSPLTFGSEHFSYQKQKSAALSQVTLDAFKEGFRDVQNLAYKYAREDNSLLAMFKAGSKGNMLKLVQHGMCLGLQHSLVPLSFKFPNQLSCDAWNDQKAHGIVQEVGRAFESIESYIPSAVVKSSFLTGLNPVECFVHSVTSRDGSFSNNAELPGTLNRKLMYFMRDLHTAYDGTVRNAYGNHLVQFSYDIDEGISTADSTTNSSYAKSVIDCGGGQPVGALSACAISEAAYSALDQPVSLLETSPLLNLKNILECGSKKSSAKQTMSLFLSEKLRRHRHGFEYGALEVKNHLEGLAFSDIVSTVMIMFSSQTGSKMHFSPWVSHFHISKEIVRRRRLNVRSIIEALYARCNSTPAELKTILWNLKITRNKECDCCSTPTDTFCISVTLTENCVTLTEKHNNSPEELDKIRVLVIPFLLKTVVKGFLEIKKVDIIWNDRPGSSGELYLRVSMSGKTGRGTTFWNMLMDDCLPVMDMIDWSRSHPDNVDDFCTAYGIDVGWKHFLNKLESATVDIGKTILPQHLLLAADCLSATGEFVSLNAKGIAQQLEHASVTAPFMQACFSTPGPCLVKAAKAGVVDNLQGSLDALTWGNTPSLGSGGQFDIIFAGEGSVSSKPFDVHDMLSRQISSNPQNVFEMSDAPIHLSDKYVAPHVYKYGLLCKLKSITKSVLRETFTIQDIDRLSQTLKNILHKYDINESINEMEKKALMTALEFHPHRDRKIGLGIKDIKVGQHPNHENARCFMLVHTDGTIEDVSYHKCIIGAFDIIAPHRAKVYRLRHLSRGPR
- the LOC133743395 gene encoding DNA-directed RNA polymerase IV subunit 1 isoform X2, encoding MKFKVSSRELFRRSTIIVEAVGKLPPDYWDFIPKDPQHDETHTKPNRRVLSHAQVHFLLNDVDPDFITKFVPTTSSLSLDCFLVTPNCHRVTEVMYSFNNGQSLMFDDRTRAYRKLVDFRGTANELGSRVLDCLKISKINKDKTGRDSISVEQQKIKDSPSRTSGLRWIKDVVLGKRSDHCFRTVVVGDPNIKLSEIGIPRHIAEKMQISENLNQYNLEKLYAFCQLRLGHQGRGDIHVRRNDSLVRISNLEELEMGDIIYRALSDGDVVLINRPPSIHQHSLIALTTKVLPVNSVVSINPLCCSPFRGDFDGDCLHGYVPQSVDTRVELTELVALDKQLVNGQSGTNLLSLSQDSLTACYLIMEDGTLMNKFQMQQLKMLCPPELPSPAIIKDPSGNSVSWTAKQIISMFLPADFDYAFPSNGVHISNGQLIASSEGSSWLRDTSGNLFQSLMEHCPGQILDIFFTAQGVLCEWLSMRGLSVSLSDLYLASDTCSRKNLMEEIFYGLQEAEEACTIRQLMLDSCQEFLMGYAEETKSPLTFGSEHFSYQKQKSAALSQVTLDAFKEGFRDVQNLAYKYAREDNSLLAMFKAGSKGNMLKLVQHGMCLGLQHSLVPLSFKFPNQLSCDAWNDQKAHGIVQEVGRAFESIESYIPSAVVKSSFLTGLNPVECFVHSVTSRDGSFSNNAELPGTLNRKLMYFMRDLHTAYDGTVRNAYGNHLVQFSYDIDEGISTADSTTNSSYAKSVIDCGGGQPVGALSACAISEAAYSALDQPVSLLETSPLLNLKNILECGSKKSSAKQTMSLFLSEKLRRHRHGFEYGALEVKNHLEGLAFSDIVSTVMIMFSSQTGSKMHFSPWVSHFHISKEIVRRRRLNVRSIIEALYARCNSTPAELKTILWNLKITRNKECDCCSTPTDTFCISVTLTENCVTLTEKHNNSPEELDKIRVLVIPFLLKTVVKGFLEIKKVDIIWNDRPGSSGELYLRVSMSGKTGRGTTFWNMLMDDCLPVMDMIDWSRSHPDNVDDFCTAYGIDVGWKHFLNKLESATVDIGKTILPQHLLLAADCLSATGEFVSLNAKGIAQQLEHASVTAPFMQACFSTPGPCLVKAAKAGVVDNLQGSLDALTWGNTPSLGSGGQFDIIFAGEGSVSSKPFDVHDMLSRQISSNPQNVFEMSDAPIHLSDKYVAPHVYKYGLLCKLKSITKSVLRETFTIQDIDRLSQTLKNILHKYDINESINEMEKKALMTALEFHPHRDRKIGLGIKDIKVGQHPNHENARCFMLVHTDGTIEDVSYHKCIIGAFDIIAPHRAKVYRLRHLSRGPR